Proteins encoded in a region of the Scatophagus argus isolate fScaArg1 chromosome 1, fScaArg1.pri, whole genome shotgun sequence genome:
- the slc22a31 gene encoding putative solute carrier family 22 member 31: MATAPFVTANARAQMDYETKIFPHTGGYGRYNRIVVVFSWFPNFAVMLNLFSDVFYTLIPDSYHCKPDPQLLPSAFLPSNFTRQGYLNLTIPWVNGTGLSHCELFKYASNTSDFSKHVPRERVSCTKGWEYAPVAGLQSNFVTEWNLVCHDYWKIPLQHICFMTGWIMGYIFLGTLCDWLGRRRCFLLSISLASLFGVAVCLSNSAVVFLLLRLSQGAMLAGVFVSSYVARLELCDPPHRLIVAMVSAGFAVFAELLLPGIAVLCRDWPILQAVATLPLLLLLSYWCCESVFPESPRWLLATAQILQAKRSLQEFSTRNGVYMQDEIYPGETLLSEMDTAYGEDCQPRYFSVLELRRTHVIWKNCLILSFTLFIGTGIQYCFTRNLHSYSTNFYFSYFLRATTGALALVFICLSVNHFGRRGMLLLSAIVTGLSSLLLLALTQYLHGGLVLLLSVMGLLFSQALAMLSVFFACEVMPTVVRGGCLGLVLAAGCVGMAASSLMELQNNGGYFLHHVIFASFAVLSVLCIMLLPESKRKPLPDSLKEGERQRRPPLFLSRPDRDSLPLLRTRPPLSEYNPDNYSRLVSATRKMLTKDNLPYRIAVPSHSPLLSDSETQGQESETLREVVS, encoded by the exons ATGGCCACGGCACCGTTTGTGACTGCAAACGCTCGTGCTCAAATGGATTATGAGACGAAGATTTTTCCCCACACCGGCGGCTACGGACGCTACAACCGAATCGTGGTGGTTTTCAGCTGGTTCCCTAACTTTGCGGTCATGTTGAATCTATTTAGCGACGTTTTTTACACCCTAATCCCGGACTCGTACCACTGCAAGCCCGACCCGCAGCTTCTTCCCTCCGCTTTCCTTCCCAGCAACTTCACCAGACAGGGATACCTCAACCTCACCATCCCCTGGGTGAACGGCACCGGGCTCAGCCACTGTGAGCTGTTTAAATACGCGTCCAACACCTCGGACTTTTCGAAACATGTGCCCAGGGAGAGGGTCTCCTGCACCAAAGGCTGGGAGTACGCCCCTGTAGCGGGGCTCCAGAGCAACTTTGTTACTGAG TGGAACCTCGTTTGCCATGACTACTGGAAAATCCCTTTGCAGCATATCTGCTTCATGACAGGATGGATTATGGGATACATCTTCCTTGGTACATTGTGTGACTG GTTGGGTCGGCGGCGGTGTTTCCTGCTCTCCATCAGCCTGGCCAGCCTGTTCGGGGTGGCCGTGTGTTTGTCCAACAGTGCCGTGGTCTTTCTGCTGCTGCGTCTCTCTCAGGGAGCCATGTTGGCTGGGGTGTTTGTATCCTCGTACGTTGCCA GGTTGGAGCTGTGTGACCCTCCCCACCGTCTCATCGTTGCCATGGTCAGCGCCGGCTTCGCCGTGTTTGCAGAGCTGCTATTGCCAGGCATCGCTGTTCTGTGCCGTGATTGGCCCATTCTCCAGGCTGTGGCCACTTTgcctctgctcctgctgctttcCTATTGGTG CTGTGAGTCGGTTTTTCCTGAGTCTCCTCGCTGGTTGCTGGCCACAGCTCAGATCCTCCAGGCGAAGAGGAGCCTGCAGGAATTCTCCACCAGAAACGGTGTTTATATGCAAGATGAAATCTACCCCGGGGAAACCCTGCTGTCAG AGATGGATACAGCGTACGGTGAAGACTGTCAGCCAAGgtacttttctgttttggagCTTCGTCGGACTCATGTTATCTGGAAGAACTGCCTCATCCTCAGCTTCACGCT CTTTATAGGAACAGGAATCCAGTACTGTTTCACCAGAAACCTGCACAGCTATTCCACCAACTTCTACTTCAGCTACTTCCTCCGAGCGACGACCGGAGCACTGGCCCTCGTCTTCATCTGCTTGTCCGTTAATCATTTTGGTCGGCGTGGTATGCTTCTGCTGTCTGCTATCGTCACGGGACTGTCGTCGCTGTTGCTGCTGGCTCTCACTCAGT ACCTGCATGGTGGCCTGGTGTTGCTGCTCTCCGTCATGGGTCTGCTGTTCTCTCAGGCTCTCGCCATGCTCAGTGTGTTCTTCGCCTGTGAGGTGATGCCGACTGTAGTTCG aGGTGGCTGCCTTGGCCTTGTGCTGGCGGCAGGTTGTGTTGGCATGGCCGCTTCCTCCCTGATGGAACTCCAGAATAACGGCGGCTACTTCCTCCACCACGTCATCTTCGCTTCTTTCGCTGTCCTCTCCGTCCTCTGCATAATGCTCTTACCTGAAAGCAAACGCAAGCCTCTCCCAGACTCCCTGAAGGAGGGCGAGAGGCAGCGCCGgcctcctctcttcctgtcccggcCCGACAGGGACAGCCTGCCGTTACTGCGCACCCGGCCCCCTCTGTCAGAGTACAACCCTGATAACTATTCCCGCTTGGTCTCCGCCACCAGGAAGATGTTGACTAAAGATAATTTGCCTTATAGGATCGCCGTGCCAAGTCATTCGCCTCTGCTGTCGGACAGTGAAACACAGGGACAAGAGAGTGAGACGCTGAGAGAGGTTGTGTCTTAA
- the dpep1 gene encoding dipeptidase 1 isoform X2, with protein sequence MLSKMISAVCLALWISSCAITTAEDLYMTRALKLMSETPLIDGHNDLPWQLRKQFNNELNKVDLNTLETTHTNIPKIKDGRLGAQFWSAYVPCDTQYKDAVRQTLEQIDVVHRMCQKYPETFMFAASSEDIMKAFSMKKTASLIGVEGGHSIDSSLGTLRTMYQLGVRYLTLTHSCTTPWADNWRVDEGTEPSEHNGLSPFGKQLIVEMNRLGMLIDLAHVTVAVMNQVLDISEAPVIFSHSSAYSVCQHKRNVPDDVLKKVKEKKGIVMVNFYNDYVTCSKTAKISDVADHFDHIKKVAGVDIIGFGGDYDGVTRLPEGLEDVSKVPNVVAELLRRGWTDLEVKAALGNNLLRVFRAVEAVRDSKVHSAIPDDVPIPYNEVVNPCRTSYGYHNAGAAHSLSTLALLLALTIWLLSH encoded by the exons ATGCTGTCTAAAAtgatttcagctgtgtgtttggcaCTGTGGATCAGTTCATGTGCCATCACCACAGCTGAGGATTTATATATGACCAGAGCACTGAAGCTGATGTCTGAAACCCCACTCATTGATGG CCATAATGACCTGCCTTGGCAACTTCGAAAGCAATTCAACAATGAGCTCAACAAAGTGGACCTTAACACACTTGAAACAACTCACACCAACATCCCTAAGATCAAGGATGGACGACTGGGAGCTCAG ttctGGTCAGCTTACGTTCCCTGTGATACTCAGTACAAAGACGCTGTCCGACAAACACTGGAGCAGATAGATGTCGTTCACAGGATGTGTCAGAAATACCCAGAAACCTTCATGTTTGCTGCCAGTAGTGAAG ACATCATGAAGGCCTTCAGCATGAAGAAGACGGCCAGTCTGATCGGGGTAGAGGGGGGTCACTCCATCGACAGCAGTCTGGGTACCCTGCGCACCATGTACCAGCTAGGAGTCCGCTacctcacactgacacactcctGCACCACACCTTG GGCTGATAACTGGCGTGTTGATGAGGGAACAGAGCCATCTGAACACAATGGCCTGTCTCCATTTGGCAAG CAACTAATTGTGGAAATGAACCGCCTGGGGATGCTCATCGACCTGGCCCATGTGACCGTAGCAGTGATGAACCAGGTGCTGGACATATCTGAGGCCCCCGTCATCTTCAGCCATTCCTCCGCCTACAGTGTCTGTCAACACAAGAGGAACGTCCCCGATGATGTTCTCAAGAAAGtg aaagaaaaaaaagggatcGTCATGGTGAACTTCTACAATGACTATGTGACCTGCAGCAAGACGGCCAAGATCTCTGATGTGGCCG ATCACTTTGACCATATAAAGAAAGTGGCCGGGGTGGACATCATTGGTTTCGGTGGAGATTATGATGGTGTTACAAG ACTACCAGAGGGTCTGGAGGACGTGTCCAAGGTTCCCAACGTGGTAGCTGAACTGCTGAGGAGAGGATGGACTGATCTGGAAGTTAAAGCTGCTCTGGGAAACAACCTCCTCCGAGTCTTTAGAGCGGTTGAGGCG GTCCGTGACTCCAAAGTGCATAGTGCCATACCGGATGATGTTCCTATTCCATACAATGAGGTGGTAAACCCGTGCAGGACGAGCTACGGTTACCACAACGCCGGAGCCGCCCATTCACTCAGCACGCTGGCCCTTCTGCTCGCACTGACTATATGGCTCTTATCTCATTAG
- the dpep1 gene encoding dipeptidase 1 isoform X1 has translation MRFEKDFKAVCLALWISSCAITTAEDLYMTRALKLMSETPLIDGHNDLPWQLRKQFNNELNKVDLNTLETTHTNIPKIKDGRLGAQFWSAYVPCDTQYKDAVRQTLEQIDVVHRMCQKYPETFMFAASSEDIMKAFSMKKTASLIGVEGGHSIDSSLGTLRTMYQLGVRYLTLTHSCTTPWADNWRVDEGTEPSEHNGLSPFGKQLIVEMNRLGMLIDLAHVTVAVMNQVLDISEAPVIFSHSSAYSVCQHKRNVPDDVLKKVKEKKGIVMVNFYNDYVTCSKTAKISDVADHFDHIKKVAGVDIIGFGGDYDGVTRLPEGLEDVSKVPNVVAELLRRGWTDLEVKAALGNNLLRVFRAVEAVRDSKVHSAIPDDVPIPYNEVVNPCRTSYGYHNAGAAHSLSTLALLLALTIWLLSH, from the exons ctgtgtgtttggcaCTGTGGATCAGTTCATGTGCCATCACCACAGCTGAGGATTTATATATGACCAGAGCACTGAAGCTGATGTCTGAAACCCCACTCATTGATGG CCATAATGACCTGCCTTGGCAACTTCGAAAGCAATTCAACAATGAGCTCAACAAAGTGGACCTTAACACACTTGAAACAACTCACACCAACATCCCTAAGATCAAGGATGGACGACTGGGAGCTCAG ttctGGTCAGCTTACGTTCCCTGTGATACTCAGTACAAAGACGCTGTCCGACAAACACTGGAGCAGATAGATGTCGTTCACAGGATGTGTCAGAAATACCCAGAAACCTTCATGTTTGCTGCCAGTAGTGAAG ACATCATGAAGGCCTTCAGCATGAAGAAGACGGCCAGTCTGATCGGGGTAGAGGGGGGTCACTCCATCGACAGCAGTCTGGGTACCCTGCGCACCATGTACCAGCTAGGAGTCCGCTacctcacactgacacactcctGCACCACACCTTG GGCTGATAACTGGCGTGTTGATGAGGGAACAGAGCCATCTGAACACAATGGCCTGTCTCCATTTGGCAAG CAACTAATTGTGGAAATGAACCGCCTGGGGATGCTCATCGACCTGGCCCATGTGACCGTAGCAGTGATGAACCAGGTGCTGGACATATCTGAGGCCCCCGTCATCTTCAGCCATTCCTCCGCCTACAGTGTCTGTCAACACAAGAGGAACGTCCCCGATGATGTTCTCAAGAAAGtg aaagaaaaaaaagggatcGTCATGGTGAACTTCTACAATGACTATGTGACCTGCAGCAAGACGGCCAAGATCTCTGATGTGGCCG ATCACTTTGACCATATAAAGAAAGTGGCCGGGGTGGACATCATTGGTTTCGGTGGAGATTATGATGGTGTTACAAG ACTACCAGAGGGTCTGGAGGACGTGTCCAAGGTTCCCAACGTGGTAGCTGAACTGCTGAGGAGAGGATGGACTGATCTGGAAGTTAAAGCTGCTCTGGGAAACAACCTCCTCCGAGTCTTTAGAGCGGTTGAGGCG GTCCGTGACTCCAAAGTGCATAGTGCCATACCGGATGATGTTCCTATTCCATACAATGAGGTGGTAAACCCGTGCAGGACGAGCTACGGTTACCACAACGCCGGAGCCGCCCATTCACTCAGCACGCTGGCCCTTCTGCTCGCACTGACTATATGGCTCTTATCTCATTAG